The Doryrhamphus excisus isolate RoL2022-K1 chromosome 1, RoL_Dexc_1.0, whole genome shotgun sequence genome includes a window with the following:
- the myo15ab gene encoding LOW QUALITY PROTEIN: unconventional myosin-XV (The sequence of the model RefSeq protein was modified relative to this genomic sequence to represent the inferred CDS: substituted 1 base at 1 genomic stop codon), with the protein MQASYRLPDGTLVSPYAEPHSSPQLGQALQNQQIRGASYTLPDGSVIRDPRIPQKPMSPNLARALQNQDLRNATYTLPDGTIINQRQQVGNYLXFLNPPFIVIFHCVSVFALFPQQPVSPDLAKALKNPALRDASYSLPDGTIVIDPKKPKSPNLAAALQNPYLKSASYTLPDGTIIIDPRKPVSPNLFNAIQNSALKNASFNLPEGVRDPNTPIPPDLFKALNNPALKGATLTLPDGTMIVDPRKPKSPTLTAALQNPYLKDVSYTLPDGTIIIDPRKPLTPDLSKALGNLDIRKATYQLPDGSLIIPGQQPKTPNLSAALRNNMGLRSVDLFHLPQNSVLSGAPKPSTPNLASALTNEDLRAVRYRLPDGSVLTRRFHNPNLVDAIQNQQLRYASYRPPTGLQGADNRYAVIPPYGPYSGHWARNARGGGEAGEDVWAAERVLPHGTVQNLAKWSMYREAGVLDGYLPTPKVEDDQIQDPDWTPVRERVPGQSWYDKIYSVLSMPTTGHRVKRWAEGAEDLTQLPELNETTVLMNLKKRFDQELIYTYIGSILVSVNPYKLLNIYGTDMVLQYEGHGLIDNPPHLFALANLSYTTMMDAKNNQCIVISGESGSGKTEATKLILRYLTAIHHKRNVTQQILEATPLLESFGNAKTVRNDNSSRFGKFTQICMEEGVISGAITSQYLLETSRIVFQAKSERNYHIFYEMLAGLPPHEKRSLYLQDAETYYYLNQGGDCKIDGKDDAEDFRRLLNAMDILRFAPEEQTAIYRLLSSILHLGNVYFQSNQTKAEGQEAASVVSAQEIRVVAELLQVSPEGLQKCVTFKMMDTVREKIYTPLTVESAVDARDAVAKILYSLLFNWLTERINGRVYPRNEALSISILDIYGFEELQVNSFEQLCINYANETLQFYFNKVIIQQEQEEYMREQIEWQQQPFSHNQACMDLIAAKPHGILRILDDQCGFPQATDHTFLQKCHYHHGNDPLYAKPKMPLPQFTLQHYAGNVTYQVHKFLDKNFDTVRQDVLDLFIQSKSRMVSDLFLKHSEAVSLQRSHARRSSTARRFQANTISAKFQSSLQELLEKMERCNPYFVRCIKPNHHKEAGVFDTELVCTQLRYSGIMETIRIRKEGYPVRLPFHSFLSRYKALLCMKEPPPAVGENCAIMLRKLGPVKVGSFQLGVSKIFLKEDLHQLLEGKRDRLLNIAALTLQRYVRMYFIRKNFVKFRRCMTLFRARCKGYVIRKKFSLRRKYLIKLRSIVLLIVNRQRYIRTVVEPARKAEEDRVNREVVNVTTLPIPAELAALLQAASGGAELHSDCLALVQAPKVQVDPQLTLPLDINNYLMTHYIRAIFREPLFGMLTAPLENSLTRLDQELTHGALNVFVLILRFMGDPDLNGAQENLFGNYIIQRGLANPDLRDEIFAQVANQVWRNPNVLNSERGWLLLSSCLSTFLPSQRLTKHLLKFVSDYGPEGYDSVCQHRLLQAMQRWSVGPECVRTYPPCLLEWTANRKRAHTVLHVHSFDAVSVLCPVHSWTTGEEVAKDILAHRGVTEGRRGWSILLKESAQLVELEGSDHVLDLMSDLELPADFPKHSSYFIISAQEPGRVRPNASISLLGGGFDGNDDVMSSAISACDGSASQDAEPQRGMDRYLDSLFEPVLSDGTAEVDSAAVLSSRMKGAGGVGWRDQDQSGGPPPPPGAVRVLPVGGVMSPPVVAVAPVTPEAQQAVLAQQQQTIANQQAVITAQQMTMQAMAMVSPVSSPPTSPITSPPTSPQLHHPPSPYAAVPPSPYANIPPSPYANFTPSPYTAVSLPSSPYPPPSHHPAAHTPSQLPDRPVPEAPTQPQNPQTNPAGTDRTGSTPPESNSPVQSNKKDSIPRRRAPTIPINKNKPAKKFAPVATSPPPPAGEVVKYSPLSTEHIVPSQDIQEIIKRYNSPPPPLEALPPGKRRPEGKFKKKQTPRDEALQILKPQMDNPPAPQPKRPVAPPPSAPVMKDTTLKPSKSTKTRPPARPVPVPPPVSRELPVEAESIQTQLQQSSNQEYYTYTNVPWRLYLRKEIFYPKDSFNDPLVLDLIFKQIVNDTLSEACVRIRRDERQKMKALFDEHGVQQNMDPVEEHVKKTIVTAARDTWEIYFSRLFPASGSVGTGVQVMSVSHSGIKLLKTVRSSAAAPDYFRVLRAYTFADILFVTIPSENMLEFNLTNEKLILFSAKAPQVKHLVDTFINEIKKDSDYVIAERNFVADDRAMLNFHKGDIIRLQVLDGLEKGYSYGCVVRKKVVFLEELKRDTQDFGWKFGAVFGRSGAFPAECVHPVAPPDFLTLPLDRKTEPRGGAGQFAVSSAVAVAVASTMAAHEIDQTIEVGSSYVQPHCDSWNDDDESVFAAQRVSLDGFDGDVDERTLQDSKYDMPEFAKKYFRQAASGRGDSMKNKSKSRDSRVPEEMVKFSKTPLSESLIEFTDPTMNRVAADLFLLVMRFMGDAPLRGLTEQEVVSTFLKLIGEFTLMRDEAYCQVIKQITTNTSSKPDSCQRGWRLLYILTAFSRCSEVLKPFLLKYLTQACLGAGVQYQGIAKACEQNLKKTFQHGGRNVPPGNMELKAMMAGRSSKRQLFLFPGGIERHVKIKTCSVSLEVIEELCYEMGLHRLEAIEEYAIFLVTSRGQNVRPLNKHEYILDVATEAEVVDNNYSFWFRRVVWTQPLKFDSELYVAMHYNQILPDYRKGLLNVLPHGTVSDQQFHQISKLAALQHRAKDILFIPSIHELSEYIAAPLFKKQPPQQWVMMATQHMQQVQTLSPHQARAQFLGLISAFPMFGSSFFYIHSSSSTSFYAPCIVAVNQNGLHFLHKSTHEVMATVPLVEVQASRTQRPSAGSSYPYVDLTLGDMDAQRLIQLQLEQGLELCRVIAMQVENMMLVREKRLTLPPSEITML; encoded by the exons ATGCAGGCATCATATCGGCTGCCGGATGGAACCTTGGTGTCGCCTTATGCAGAACCACATTCTTCACCACAGCTTGGTCAGGCCTTGCAAAACCAACAAATCCGAGGTGCTTCATACACTTTGCCAGATGGATCAGTTATTAGG GACCCACGAATTCCCCAGAAGCCCATGTCTCCTAACCTTGCCAGAGCTCTTCAGAACCAGGATCTCAGGAATGCTACATATACTCTACCGGATGGCACAATTATAAATCAGAGACAGCAAGTAGGCAATTATTTATAATTCCTAAATCcaccttttattgtcattttccattgtgtttctgtctttgctctttttccaCAGCAACCTGTTTCACCAGACTTGGCTAAAGCTCTAAAAAACCCAGCCCTCCGTGACGCTTCCTATTCGCTCCCTGATGGTACCATTGTCATTGACCCAAAGAAACCAAAATCCCCCAACCTTGCAGCTGCACTTCAGAACCCTTACTTGAAAAGCGCATCTTACACACTGCCTGACGGTACTATTATCATTGATCCACGGAAGCCCGTCTCTCCGAATCTTTTCAATGCCATTCAGAACTCCGCCCTCAAGAATGCCTCTTTTAACCTGCCGGAGGGAGTTCGTGACCCTAATACACCCATACCACCAGACTTGTTCAAG GCACTTAATAACCCAGCCTTGAAAGGGGCAACTCTCACACTACCTGATGGAACCATGATAGTTGACCCGAGAAAACCAAAGAGTCCCACGCTTACGGCCGCCCTTCAGAACCCCTACCTGAAGGACGTATCCTACACCTTGCCTGATGGAACCATCATCATCGACCCTCGGAAACCACTCACTCCTGACTTGTCCAAA GCTCTCGGGAATCTTGATATTCGCAAAGCTACATACCAGCTCCCGGATGGTTCCCTGATCATTCCCGGTCAGCAGCCTAAAACTCCAAACCTTTCTGCTGCCCTGAGGAACAACATGGGCCTTCGTTCTGTAGATCTCTTCCATCTTCCTCAAAACTCTGTCCTGTCAGGGGCACCTAAACCCTCCACTCCAAATCTCGCCTCTGCCCTTACCAATGAAGACCTGCGTGCTGTTCGTTACAG GTTGCCTGATGGTTCCGTTCTGACGAGACGGTTCCATAATCCCAATCTGGTCGATGCAATCCAAAACCAGCAGCTCCGCTATGCTTCGTACAGGCCACCGACAGGACTACAGGGTGCAGATAATCGATACGCCGTGATTCCACCCTATGGGCCGTATTCAGGCCACTGGGCCAGGAATGCCAGAGGTGGTGGGGAAGCAGGGGAGGACGTTTGGGCTGCAGAGAGAGTTTTGCCTCACGGTACAGTCCAGAATCTGGCCAAGTGGTCCATGTACAGAGAAGCTGGAGTCTTGGATGGATATTTACCCACACCTAAAGTTGAAGATGATCAAATTCAAGATCCAGACTGGACTCCAGTCAGAGAGAGGGTGCCTGGGCAAAGCTGGTATGATAAG atcTACTCTGTCTTAAGCATGCCAACGACTGGCCACAGGGTGAAACGCTGGGCCGAGGGTGCAGAAGACTTGACGCAGCTGCC TGAACTGAACGAGACCACGGTTCTGATGAATCTCAAAAAACGCTTCGACCAGGAGCTCATTTAT ACCTACATCGGCAGTATCCTTGTGTCTGTTAACCCTTACAAGTTGCTAAACATTTACGGCACAGACATGGTGCTCCAGTATGAGGGCCACGGCTTGATCGACAACCCTCC TCATCTTTTTGCCCTTGCTAATCTCTCGTACACAACAATGATGGATGCCAAAAACAACCAGTGTATTGTGATCAG CGGTGAAAGCGGGTCTGGGAAGACAGAAGCAACTAAACTGATCCTACGATACTTGACAGCCATACATCACAAACGCAATGTAACCCAACAG ATCCTAGAAGCCACACCTTTGTTGGAGTCCTTTGGGAATGCCAAAACGGTGCGGAATGACAACTCTTCACGATTTGGCAAATTCACACAGATCTGCATGGAGGA GGGTGTAATCAGCGGTGCCATAACATCTCAGTACCTGTTGGAGACGTCCCGCATTGTCTTTCAG GCCAAATCGGAGAGAAACTACCACATCTTTTACGAGATGTTGGCCGGTCTTCCTCCGCACGAGAAGCGCTCGCTATATCTGCAGGATGCTGAGACCTACTATTATCTCaatcag GGAGGCGACTGTAAGATCGACGGGAAGGACGACGCCGAGGACTTCAGACGGCTGCTGAATGCCATGGACATCTTGCGCTTCGCCCCCGAGGAGCAAACAGCCATCTACAGACTTttgtcctccatcctccatctagGCAACGTCTACTTCCAGTCAAACCAGACCAAG GCCGAAGGTCAAGAGGCAGCGTCAGTGGTGAGCGCTCAGGAGATTAGGGTGGTGGCAGAGCTGCTGCAGGTGTCTCCCGAAGGCTTGCAAAAGTGTGTCACCTTTAAAATGATG GACACGGTCAGGGAAAAGATCTACACTCCCCTCACAGTGGAGAGTGCTGTGGATGCCAG AGACGCTGTTGCCAAGATCCTCTACTCGCTGCTCTTCAACTGGCTGACAGAGCGCATCAACGGACGCGTGTACCCCCGCAACGAAGCGCTCTCCATCTCTATACTGGATATTTATGGATTTGAG GAGCTCCAGGTGAACAGTTTTGAGCAGCTGTGCATCAACTACGCCAATGAAACTTTGCAGTTCTACTTTAACAAAGTCATCATCCAGCAGGAGCAG GAGGAGTACATGCGGGAGCAGATTGAGTGGCAGCAGCAGCCCTTCAGCCACAACCAGGCCTGCATGGACCTCATTGCCGCAAAGCCTCATGGGATACTGCGCATACTGGACGATCAGTGTGGTTTCCCTCAG GCAACAGACCACACCTTCCTTCAGAAGTGCCATTATCACCATGGTAACGACCCTCTCTACGCCAAGCCAAAGATGCCACTTCCACAGTTCACCCTCCAGCACTACGCTGGGAACGTCACCTATCAG GTGCACAAGTTCTTGGACAAGAACTTTGACACGGTCCGCCAGGATGTCCTGGACCTCTTCATCCAGAGCAAAAGCAGA ATGGTGTCCGATCTCTTCCTCAAACATTCCGAGGCCGTGTCCCTGCAGCGCTCCCATGCACGCCGCAGCAGCACGGCTCGCCGCTTCCAGGCCAACACGATCAGCGCAAAGTTCCAGAGCAGCTTACAGGAGCTgctggagaagatggagag GTGCAACCCTTATTTTGTGCGATGCATCAAGCCAAACCACCATAAG GAGGCCGGAGTGTTTGACACGGAGCTGGTGTGCACGCAGCTGCGTTATTCCGGAATCATGGAGACCATCCGGATCCGCAAGGAGGGTTATCCAGTCAGACTTCCATTTCACAGCTTCCTCTCAAG ATACAAAGCCCTGCTGTGTATGAAAGAGCCTCCGCCCGCCGTGGGAGAAAACTGCGCCATCATGCTGCGCAAACTGGGCCCCGTCAAGGTCGGGTCCTTTCAGCTGGGAGTCAGTAAG atctTTCTAAAAGAGGATCTGCATCAGCTGCTGGAGGGCAAGCGTGACCGCCTGCTCAACATTGCCGCCCTCACATTGCAGAGATATGTGCGCATGTACTTCATCCGCAAGAACTTTGTTAAGTTCCGACGCTGCATGACACTCTTTCGGGCTCGCTGCAAAGGCTACGTGATTAG aaaaaagttTTCACTAAGGAGGAAATACCTCATCAAGCTCCGCTCCATTGTGCTGCTCATTGTCAACCGGCAGCGCTACATAAGA ACGGTGGTGGAGCCCGCGAGGAAGGCTGAGGAG GATCGCGTCAATAGAGAAGTGGTGAATGTCACCACACTGCCCATCCCCGCTGAGCTGGCGGCCCTGCTGCAGGCGGCTTCAG gTGGAGCGGAGCTGCACTCGGACTGCTTGGCGCTCGTCCAGGCTCCAAAGGTTCAGGTGGACCCACAGCTGACCTTGCCTCTGGACATCAACAACTACCTCATGACTCATTACATCCGCGCCATATTTAgg gagCCGTTGTTTGGGATGCTGACAGCCCCACTGGAGAACTCTCTGACTCGATTGGATCAGGAGCTTACACATGGAGCCCTCAACGTTTTTGTGCTG ATACTTCGCTTCATGGGCGATCCCGACCTGAACGGGGCTCAGGAGAATCTCTTTGGTAACTACATCATCCAGAGAGGACTTGCCAATCCCGACCTCCGAGATGAGATCTTTGCTCAAGTTGCCAACCAG GTGTGGAGGAATCCCAACGTGCTGAATTCCGAGCGAGGTTGGCTCCTGTTGTCCTCGTGTTTgtccaccttccttccttctcaaAGGCTGACCAAGCACCTGCTCAA GTTCGTGTCCGATTACGGCCCGGAGGGCTACGACTCAGTGTGTCAGCACCGTCTGCTCCAGGCTATGCAGCGGTGGAGCGTGGGGCCGGAGTGCGTGCGCACATACCCGCCCTGCCTGCTTGAGTGGACCGCCAACCGCAAGAGAGCGCACACGGTCCTGCACGTGCACTCCTTTGATG CCGTGTCCGTCCTTTGTCCTGTGCACTCATGGACTACCGGGGAGGAGGTGGCCAAAGACATTCTAGCACACAG GGGTGTGACAGAGGGTCGTCGGGGGTGGTCCATTCTGTTGAAGGAGTCTGCCCAGTTAGTGGAGCTGGAGGGGTCAGACCACGTCCTGGACCTGATGTCAGACCTGGAGCTGCCGGCAGACTTCCCTAAACACAGCAGCTACTTCATCATCTCTGCACAGGAGCCAGGCAGAGTCAGGCCCAATGCCAGCAt AAGTCTTCTGGGTGGCGGTTTTGACGGCAACGATGACGTCATGTCGTCAGCCATCAGCGCCTGTGATGGATCGGCGAGCCAGG ATGCAGAGCCTCAGCGAGGGATGGATCGTTACCTGGACAGCCTGTTTGAACCCGTGCTGTCTGACGGGACAGCG GAAGTGGACTCTGCCGCCGTTCTCTCCAGCAGGATGAAGGGTGCCGGGGGAGTTGGGTGGCGCGACCAGGACCAGTCCGGTGGCCCCCCACCTCCACCTGGAG CCGTACGCGTCCTTCCTGTGGGGGGTGTGATGTCGCCCCCTGTTGTAGCAGTGGCCCCTGTGACACCTG AGGCCCAGCAGGCGGTTCtggcgcagcagcagcagaccaTCGCCAACCAGCAGGCTGTCATCACG GCCCAGCAGATGACCATGCAGGCCATGGCCATGGTCAGCCCCGTGTCCAGCCCCCCGACTTCACCCATCACGAGCCCTCCCACCAGTCCCCAGCTCCACCATCCCCCCAGCCCGTACGCCGCCGTCCCGCCAAGTCCGTACGCCAACATCCCACCCAGCCCGTACGCCAACTTCACGCCATCTCCCTACACCGCCGTCAGCCTCCCTTCCAGCCCGTACCCTCCTCCCTCGCATCACCCGGCGGCGCACACTCCATCGCAGCTCCCGGATCGACCCGTGCCAGAGGCTCCGACACAGCCCCAGAACCCTCAGACGAACCCTGCTGGAACCGACAGAACTGGGTCGACGCCGCCGGAGAGTAATTCGCCCGTGCAG TCAAATAAGAAGGACAGCATTCCTCGGAGAAGAGCCCCCACAATTCCCATCAACAAGAACAAACCTGCCAAAAAGTTTG CCCCAGTGGCCACGTCTCctccgccccctgctggtgagGTGGTGAAGTACTCGCCTTTGTCTACGGAGCACATTGTGCCCAGCCAAGACATTCAAG AAATTATCAAGAGGTACAACTCCCCACCGCCACCATTGGAGGCCCTTCCACCTGGCAAAAG GAGACCAGAGGGTAAATTCAAGAAAAAGCAAACCCCTCGTGATGAAGCGCTGCAGATCCTAAAGCCTCAAATGGACAACCCTCCTGCTCCACAG CCTAAACGTCCGGTGGCCCCACCGCCTTCTGCTCCCGTGATGAAGGACACCACTTTAAAGCCCAGCAAGAGCACCAAGACCAGACCGCCGGCTCGTCCGGTTCCGGTACCTCCACCAG TGTCTCGAGAGCTGCCAGTGGAAGCAGAGAGCATCCAGACGCAACTGCAGCAGAGCAGCAACCAGGAATACTACACCTACACCAATGTACCCTGGAGACTTTACCTCAGGAAAGAG attttttatcCCAAAGACAGCTTCAACGACCCACTGGTGCTGGACCTCATTTTTAAACAG ATAGTCAACGACACTCTGTCAGAGGCATGCGTCCGCATCAGGCGTGATGAAAGGCAGAAGATGAAAGCTCTCTTTG ACGAGCATGGGGTCCAACAGAACATGGATCCAGTGGAGGAACATGTGAAGAAAACCATCGTCACGGCCGCTAGGGACACCTGGGAAATCTACTTTTCTCGACTCTTCCCAGCTTCG ggcAGCGTGGGAACCGGCGTGCAGGTCATGTCGGTGTCGCACAGCGGCATCAAGCTGCTGAAGACCGTGAGGAGCAGCGCTGCAGCTCCAGACTACTTCCGAGTCCTCAGAGCCTACAC TTTCGCAGACATCCTGTTTGTGACCATCCCGTCTGAGAACATGCTGGAGTTCAACTTGACCAACGAGAAGCTCATCCTGTTTTCGGCCAAGGCACCGCAGGTCAAACATCTGGTGGACACCTTCATCAACGAGATCAAGAAG GATTCGGACTACGTGATCGCAGAACGGAACTTTGTGGCGGACGACCGCGCCATGCTCAACTTCCATAAAGGCGACATCATCAGGCTGCAAGTGCTGGATGGGCTGGAGAAAG gctACAGCTACGGCTGTGTGGTGAGGAAGAAAGTGGTGTTTTTGGAAGAGCTCAAGAGGGACACGCAGGACTTTG GTTGGAAGTTCGGCGCTGTGTTTGGACGCTCTGGTGCCTTCCCGGCCGAATGCGTCCATCCGGTAGCACCTCCAGACTTCCTGACCCTGCCGCTGGACCGCAAGACCGAGCCTCGAGGAGGGGCGGGTCAGTTTGCCGTGTCGTCAGCGGTGGCGGTGGCTGTGGCGTCCACCATGGCAGCACATGAGATCGATCAAACCATCGAGGTGGGCTCCTCATATGTCCAGCCACATTGTGACTCGTGGAATGACGATGACGAGTCTGTGTTTGCTGCTCAGAGGGTTTCTCTGGACGGCTTCGATGGCGACGTGGACGAGAGGACCCTGCAGGACAGCAAATACGACATGCCAGAATTTGCCAAGAAGTACTTCAGACAGGCAGCCAGTGGGAGGGG GGACTCCATGAAGAACAAAAGCAAGAGCCGAGACTCCAGGGTACCTGAAGAAATGGTCAAGTTCTCCAAG ACTCCACTGAGCGAGTCTCTGATAGAATTCACTGACCCAACCATGAACAGAGTGGCGGCAGACCTCTTTCTCT TGGTGATGCGCTTCATGGGCGACGCTCCGTTAAGGGGACTGACGGAACAGGAAGTGGTCAGCACGTTCCTCAAG CTGATAGGAGAGTTCACCTTGATGAGGGACGAGGCTTACTGTCAGGTGATCAAACAGATCACCACCAACACCAGCTCTAAACC tGACAGCTGCCAGCGAGGGTGGAGGCTGCTCTACATCCTGACTGCTTTCAGTCGGTGCTCCGAGGTCCTCAAGCCCTTCTTGTTGAAATACCTGACACAGGCCTGTCTCGGCGCCGGCGTACAGTATCAGG GTATCGCCAAAGCGTGTGAGCAAAACCTGAAGAAGACGTTCCAACATGGAGGCCGCAATGTTCCACCCGGCAACATGGAGCTAAAAGCAATGATG GCGGGCAGAAGCTCCAAACGTCAGCTCTTCCTCTTTCCGGGAGGCATCGAACGTCACGTGAAAATCAAAACATGCTCG GTTTCCCTGGAGGTGATCGAGGAACTGTGTTACGAGATGGGCTTGCACAGACTGGAGGCCATCGAGGAATACGCCATATTTTTGGTCACCAGCAGAG GTCAGAACGTGCGCCCTCTAAACAAGCACGAGTACATCCTGGATGTCGCCACGGAAGCCGAGGTCGTCGACAACAACTACAGCTTCTGGTTCCGAAGGGTGGTGTGGACTCAGCCTCTCAAGTTTGACAGTGAGCTCTACGTGGCCATGCACTACAACCAG ATCCTGCCGGACTACCGCAAAGGTCTCCTCAACGTTCTTCCACACGGAACAGTGAGTGATCAACAGTTCCATCAGATCTCCAAGCTGGCGGCCTTGCAGCACCGAGCCAAAGACATCCTCTTCATCCCCAGCAT ACACGAGCTGTCGGAGTACATCGCCGCGCCTCTCTTCAAAAAGCAGCCGCCCCAGCAGTGGGTTATGATGGCGACGCAGCACATGCAGCAAGTGCAGACCCTGAGTCCGCACCAGGCCCGAGCACAGTTCCTGG GTCTGATCAGTGCGTTCCCTATGTTTGGCTCGTCGTTCTTCTACATCCACAGCAGCAGCTCCACGTCATTTTACGCCCCTTGTATTGTTGCCGTTAATCAAAACGGTCTCCACTTCCTGCACAAAAGCACACAC GAAGTGATGGCTACGGTCCCCCTGGTGGAGGTGCAGGCCAGCCGCACCCAGAGGCCCTCTGCTGGATCTAGTTACCCCTACGTGGACCTCACACTGGGTGACATGGACGCACAGCGGCTCATTCAGCTGCAGCTGGAGCAG GGCCTGGAGTTGTGTCGAGTCATCGCCATGCAGGTGGAAAACATGATGTTGGTGCGTGAAAAGAGGCTCACCCTGCCGCCCAGCGAAATCACCATGCTGTAG